The following coding sequences are from one Clostridioides difficile ATCC 9689 = DSM 1296 window:
- a CDS encoding nitrilase-related carbon-nitrogen hydrolase: MGRKVKIGIIQQHSVLGDVKKNIEKAVEMIDDLGKQGADIICLPELFATGYNLESLGGVKTLELIREHNKYIEESMSEAAKRNNVYLISPYGTLEKGSTHVYNSAVIFDRKGKIMGEYCKNHLWSLEAVYFKGGEKVEVYDADFGRFGVMICYDAGFPEVSRELTLKGSEIIFIPSAWRIQDEDMWDLNVSQRALENTVYTVGVNLVSNDSNLILFGKSKICNPRGTVITQLDTYREKYVLSEIDLDEIKKYREDIPYLKDRKSSYNI, from the coding sequence ATGGGTCGTAAGGTGAAAATAGGTATAATTCAACAACACAGTGTACTTGGAGATGTTAAAAAAAATATAGAAAAGGCAGTAGAGATGATAGATGACTTAGGAAAACAAGGGGCAGATATAATTTGTTTACCAGAACTATTTGCTACAGGATATAATTTAGAGTCTTTAGGTGGAGTTAAAACATTAGAATTAATAAGAGAACATAATAAGTACATAGAGGAATCAATGTCAGAAGCTGCTAAAAGAAATAATGTATACCTGATATCTCCATATGGAACCTTAGAAAAAGGGTCTACACATGTTTATAATTCAGCAGTTATATTTGATAGAAAAGGTAAGATTATGGGAGAATACTGTAAAAATCATCTGTGGTCATTAGAAGCAGTATACTTTAAAGGAGGGGAAAAAGTAGAGGTATATGATGCTGATTTTGGTAGATTTGGTGTAATGATATGTTATGATGCAGGTTTTCCAGAAGTATCCAGAGAATTGACATTAAAAGGTTCTGAAATAATATTTATACCATCTGCATGGAGAATACAAGATGAAGATATGTGGGATTTAAATGTATCTCAAAGAGCTTTAGAGAACACTGTATATACAGTAGGTGTAAATTTAGTAAGTAATGACTCTAATTTAATACTATTTGGAAAGAGTAAAATATGCAATCCTAGAGGTACTGTAATAACTCAATTAGATACATACAGGGAAAAATATGTATTATCAGAGATTGATTTAGATGAAATAAAAAAGTATAGGGAAGATATCCCCTATTTGAAAGACAGAAAAAGTAGCTATAACATATAA
- the nhaC gene encoding Na+/H+ antiporter NhaC: protein MKMNTERKIPSFRYSLLVMLAIIALTSVGIVVFNASITTMFLLSWLIVVPAAMKLGYTNDEIEAFGFEVGKDAFQSNLIILSVGVLIAAWIAAGTIPTVVYSGLTIITPKYFLLTTLIVCSLTSVATGTSWGTLGTSGIAMMSIGTSMGIPLGLTAGAVISGAFFGDKMSPLSDSTNLAAAVCKTDVITHMKHMFYTTGPAYVICIVLYTVIGFKYSNNTIDYVQINQIKDVLNSNFHIGLVAMIPIIFLLLLLLLQKPPIISILSSAIMGLIIAVFQEGEKIGDVLNYMLSGFTIDTGFVYADKLLNRGGIMSMAETVLLVFVVFVIAGILQKTGFLEVLLQPLITKIGKSRTKLVGSTFVVSYFANAFSSSMMFTSVFVGTLMSPIYKEFKLKPQNLSRIIEDTATLGGPLIPWNSNAVFCAQTLGVSPLEFIPYCFLSWITPIISFIYGVTGFTMLTYTDDEIEELEIFDTAQRRVD from the coding sequence ATGAAAATGAATACAGAAAGAAAAATACCTTCATTTAGATATTCCTTGTTAGTAATGCTTGCAATAATAGCTCTAACATCAGTTGGTATAGTTGTATTTAATGCTTCTATAACTACAATGTTTTTACTTTCATGGCTTATAGTAGTTCCTGCAGCCATGAAACTTGGTTATACTAATGATGAAATAGAAGCTTTTGGATTTGAAGTTGGTAAAGATGCCTTTCAATCAAACTTAATTATACTTTCTGTTGGTGTACTAATAGCAGCTTGGATAGCTGCTGGTACAATACCAACAGTAGTATATAGTGGACTAACAATAATAACCCCTAAATATTTTCTGCTTACAACATTAATCGTATGTTCATTAACTTCTGTTGCTACTGGTACATCTTGGGGGACTCTTGGAACTTCTGGTATAGCAATGATGAGTATTGGTACTAGTATGGGTATTCCTCTTGGTTTAACAGCTGGTGCAGTCATTTCTGGTGCTTTCTTTGGAGATAAGATGTCACCTCTATCAGATTCTACAAACTTAGCTGCAGCAGTTTGTAAGACAGATGTAATTACACATATGAAGCATATGTTTTATACCACAGGACCTGCATACGTAATATGTATAGTTCTGTATACAGTAATTGGATTTAAGTATTCAAATAATACTATAGACTATGTTCAAATAAATCAAATCAAGGATGTATTAAATTCAAACTTTCATATTGGTTTAGTAGCAATGATTCCAATAATATTTTTATTATTACTTTTATTGCTACAAAAGCCACCCATTATATCTATACTAAGTTCAGCTATCATGGGACTTATTATAGCAGTATTTCAAGAAGGAGAAAAAATAGGTGATGTTTTAAATTACATGCTATCAGGATTTACTATAGATACTGGATTTGTCTATGCCGACAAACTATTAAATCGTGGTGGAATAATGAGTATGGCTGAAACCGTTTTACTAGTATTTGTAGTTTTCGTTATTGCTGGTATTCTCCAAAAAACTGGATTCTTAGAAGTACTGCTTCAACCTCTTATAACTAAAATAGGAAAATCAAGAACTAAATTGGTTGGGTCTACTTTTGTAGTAAGCTACTTTGCAAATGCATTTAGTTCATCAATGATGTTCACTTCTGTATTTGTCGGAACTCTAATGTCTCCAATATACAAAGAATTTAAATTAAAACCACAAAATCTATCTAGAATTATAGAAGATACAGCTACACTTGGTGGTCCATTAATACCATGGAATTCAAATGCTGTTTTCTGTGCTCAGACCCTTGGTGTAAGCCCACTAGAATTTATTCCATATTGTTTCTTAAGTTGGATTACACCTATAATTTCATTTATTTATGGTGTAACTGGTTTTACTATGCTTACATACACAGATGATGAAATTGAAGAGTTAGAAATATTTGATACTGCTCAGAGAAGAGTTGATTGA
- a CDS encoding cell wall-binding protein Cwp14, producing the protein MKLTKSISSMLCLSLVLSLSPVAYANEISRTTVENTLVGQDRYQTAVEVSKKGWSSANEAVVVNSESIVDALAVTPFAKLKNAPILLTEKNDLNSQTEKELKRLGVKKVYIIGLSSSISNDVQKQLESNNLTTDRVGGSDRYQTALSIAKKIEGLKDISEIAVVNGYTGLADAVSIASVAATNGMVILPVSDASGISSFKDFIESKNINKSYIIGSTNAVSDKIKQSLPNSERIGGADRNETNGKVIEKFYTSNKLNNVFVAKDGMKNQNQLIDALAVGVLASKENSPVLIVGEQLSATQKSVFSNKNATSITQVGSGGNENAFKELKDLQANSNNKRVMYVTNTDKVNIRNDATIEASVIGYLNNGDEVEVLDVLKTGWVKIKYNEGIGYVSGSYLTNNKPDNSNENIKIKYVKEKDGLNVRKGPSTEDEKIGHLSYGSKVETIEMFATGWVKIKYNGGYGYVSNDYLSDTPVI; encoded by the coding sequence ATGAAATTAACTAAATCAATATCATCAATGCTGTGCTTATCTCTAGTTTTAAGCTTATCACCAGTAGCATATGCAAATGAAATAAGTAGAACAACAGTTGAGAATACTTTAGTAGGTCAGGATAGATATCAAACTGCTGTTGAAGTAAGTAAAAAAGGATGGAGTAGTGCAAATGAGGCTGTAGTTGTAAATAGTGAATCTATTGTAGATGCATTAGCTGTAACACCATTTGCTAAATTAAAAAATGCTCCTATATTATTGACAGAAAAAAATGATCTAAATTCACAAACTGAGAAAGAATTAAAAAGATTAGGCGTTAAAAAAGTTTATATAATTGGTCTATCTAGTTCTATATCAAATGATGTGCAAAAACAGTTAGAATCTAATAATTTAACTACTGATAGAGTTGGTGGTAGTGATAGATACCAAACAGCTTTGAGTATAGCTAAAAAAATAGAAGGATTAAAAGATATATCAGAAATAGCTGTAGTAAATGGGTACACAGGTCTTGCAGATGCAGTTAGTATAGCTTCTGTAGCTGCTACTAATGGAATGGTTATACTTCCAGTATCTGATGCATCTGGTATATCTAGCTTTAAAGATTTTATAGAATCTAAGAATATAAATAAATCATACATAATAGGCTCTACTAATGCTGTATCAGATAAAATAAAACAAAGTTTACCTAATTCAGAAAGAATAGGTGGAGCAGATAGAAATGAAACTAATGGTAAAGTAATAGAAAAGTTTTATACATCTAATAAATTAAACAATGTATTTGTGGCTAAGGATGGAATGAAAAATCAAAATCAACTTATAGACGCTCTAGCAGTAGGAGTACTAGCATCAAAAGAAAATTCTCCTGTACTAATCGTAGGAGAACAATTAAGTGCAACACAAAAGAGTGTATTTTCGAATAAAAATGCTACCTCTATAACTCAAGTTGGTAGTGGAGGAAATGAAAATGCATTTAAAGAATTAAAAGATTTACAGGCAAATAGTAACAATAAGAGAGTAATGTATGTAACTAATACAGATAAGGTAAATATAAGAAATGATGCTACAATAGAAGCTTCTGTTATAGGATATCTAAATAATGGTGATGAAGTAGAAGTTTTAGATGTGTTAAAAACTGGATGGGTAAAAATAAAATACAATGAAGGTATTGGATATGTTAGTGGGTCTTATTTGACAAATAATAAGCCTGATAATAGTAATGAAAATATAAAAATAAAGTATGTAAAAGAAAAAGATGGTCTAAATGTTAGGAAAGGACCAAGTACAGAAGATGAAAAGATAGGTCACCTTTCATATGGAAGCAAAGTAGAAACAATAGAAATGTTTGCTACTGGATGGGTAAAAATAAAGTATAATGGTGGATATGGTTATGTAAGTAATGATTACTTATCTGATACACCAGTTATTTAA
- a CDS encoding cytosine permease encodes MQEREELVLNPVPKEERVGWLAPLFNMLGSNIAISELMVGGTLILGMTLSNMIITSIIGNLILVAIIMIQGYIGYKEGLNTYVLAKGAFGEIGGKYLISLLLGITSFGWFGVQAGVAGLSVQKIFPSVNLTLVTVILGLFMVVFALYGFKAMAKFNYLVIPPLMILMVWGVFKAFSTYGVEAIYNYTPQTTMSMVEGLNIVVGLVIVGAIISPDQLRYTRRVKDIWIISFLGLGIISLFQQVAAGVMSMGAPTWDITEVLANLGFGWVAFVILILASWSTNVSNAYSGGLALKTIFPNVKRNVLTLVAGLIGTIIAATGIIFKFQSFLSFLGIAVPAIAGIMWCEYYFIQGRTYKHREGINWIAVISWLIGFAASYYSSKINFLIPPINGIVVSMVIYYILMKCFGIKDK; translated from the coding sequence TTGCAAGAGAGAGAAGAATTAGTTTTAAATCCAGTTCCAAAAGAGGAAAGAGTTGGATGGTTAGCTCCATTGTTTAATATGCTTGGTTCTAACATAGCTATATCTGAACTAATGGTTGGGGGAACTTTAATTTTAGGAATGACTCTTTCTAATATGATTATTACATCAATTATAGGGAACTTAATATTAGTTGCAATTATTATGATACAAGGTTATATAGGTTACAAAGAAGGGTTAAATACGTATGTATTAGCTAAGGGGGCATTTGGAGAGATAGGAGGAAAGTATCTTATATCTCTATTACTTGGTATAACTAGTTTTGGATGGTTTGGTGTACAAGCAGGGGTTGCAGGACTATCAGTACAAAAGATATTCCCAAGTGTAAACCTAACATTAGTTACAGTTATACTTGGATTATTTATGGTTGTTTTTGCACTGTATGGTTTTAAAGCTATGGCTAAATTTAATTACTTAGTTATACCACCACTTATGATATTAATGGTATGGGGAGTTTTTAAAGCTTTTTCTACTTATGGAGTTGAAGCTATTTATAATTATACTCCTCAAACAACTATGAGTATGGTTGAAGGTCTTAATATTGTAGTAGGTCTTGTTATAGTTGGTGCAATTATATCACCTGACCAGTTAAGATATACGAGACGAGTAAAAGATATTTGGATTATCAGTTTTTTAGGTCTAGGGATTATTTCATTATTCCAACAAGTTGCAGCTGGTGTAATGTCTATGGGAGCACCTACTTGGGATATAACAGAAGTATTGGCTAATTTAGGTTTTGGATGGGTAGCGTTTGTTATTTTAATACTTGCATCTTGGTCAACAAACGTATCAAATGCTTATTCTGGTGGATTAGCATTAAAAACTATTTTTCCAAATGTAAAAAGAAATGTTTTGACTTTAGTTGCAGGTCTAATAGGTACAATAATAGCAGCTACTGGTATAATATTTAAATTTCAGTCATTTTTATCTTTCTTGGGAATCGCAGTTCCTGCAATAGCAGGAATTATGTGGTGTGAGTATTATTTTATACAAGGAAGAACTTATAAGCATAGAGAAGGAATAAATTGGATTGCAGTAATAAGCTGGTTAATAGGTTTTGCAGCGTCGTATTATAGTTCAAAAATAAATTTCTTAATACCTCCGATAAATGGAATTGTAGTGAGTATGGTTATTTATTATATATTAATGAAATGTTTTGGAATCAAAGATAAATAA
- a CDS encoding LysR family transcriptional regulator, with protein sequence MDLLHLKYFQTVARMEHITKASHKLNIAQPALSKTISSLEKELGVQLFDRKGRYIVLNEYGRLFLKRVDSILDLVESSKKELQDTSLENSGEVKILSPAAANVLPSLLSNFRKLYPNITFNVSHTLPSSYKKSDFDLYISSSFTKLNSENSITLTCEEILLGVSINHPLSLKDEVYLSEVSDENFIVITKGENYREVIDILCESANFKPKIAFESDSPYTIYALIKSLQGVGFICGKSWGLSQDPEIKLLHIKDIEFKRYLNLSWFSENYESKAVLLFKNFLINYFKNI encoded by the coding sequence ATGGATTTATTGCATCTTAAGTATTTTCAAACTGTTGCTAGAATGGAGCACATAACAAAAGCATCACACAAGTTAAATATAGCACAGCCAGCTTTAAGCAAAACTATATCTTCCTTAGAAAAAGAACTTGGAGTTCAGTTATTTGACAGAAAAGGAAGATATATTGTTTTAAATGAGTATGGAAGATTGTTTCTAAAAAGAGTAGATAGCATTTTAGATTTAGTAGAAAGTTCAAAAAAGGAGTTACAAGACACTTCTTTAGAAAATTCAGGAGAAGTAAAGATATTATCTCCTGCAGCGGCTAATGTGTTACCATCACTTTTGAGTAATTTCAGAAAACTATATCCCAATATTACTTTTAATGTGTCACATACTTTGCCATCATCTTATAAAAAAAGTGATTTTGATTTGTACATATCTTCTTCATTTACAAAGCTAAACTCAGAAAATAGCATAACTTTAACATGCGAAGAAATACTATTAGGAGTTTCAATAAATCATCCTTTATCATTAAAGGATGAAGTATATCTAAGCGAAGTTTCAGATGAAAACTTTATAGTTATAACGAAGGGTGAGAATTATAGAGAGGTAATTGATATCCTGTGTGAATCAGCTAATTTCAAACCCAAAATAGCATTTGAGTCTGATTCACCATATACAATTTATGCTCTTATAAAATCACTTCAAGGAGTTGGATTTATATGTGGAAAATCATGGGGATTATCTCAAGACCCTGAGATTAAGTTGTTACATATCAAAGATATTGAATTTAAAAGATATTTAAATCTTTCATGGTTTAGCGAAAACTATGAATCTAAAGCTGTGTTGTTGTTCAAAAACTTTCTTATCAACTATTTTAAAAATATTTAA